The window CGTGCGGCTCGCCGTGACCGGCGTCGAGCCGGCCGGCGGGCCGGTCGGTCAGCCGGGCTCGGCCGGCGCGACGGTGGGCAGGCCGGCGGCGGCCCAGGCGTGGTAGCCGCCGACGACGTCGGTGGCGCGGTGCAGGCCCAGCTCCCGCAGCGAGGCCGCGGCCAGGCTCGAGGTGTAGCCCTCCGAGCAGATCACGATCACGCGCAGGTCGTCTCCGGTGGCGACGGGCAGCCGGGCGTCGCTCGTCGGGTCGAGCCGCCATTCGAGCACGTTGCGCTCGATGACGAGGGCGGCGGGGATCTCGCCCTCGGCGGCGCGCTGCGCGGCGGGACGGATGTCGACGAGCAGCGCCCCGTCGGCGACGGCCGCCGCGGCGGCGGGCGGGTCGAGCCGGCGCAGCTGCGCGCGGGCGCGGGCCAGCATGGCGTCGACCCGGCTGCCGTGGCCGGTGCCGTGGCCGGCCGCGGCGGCGGTCA of the Pseudofrankia saprophytica genome contains:
- a CDS encoding rhodanese-like domain-containing protein, producing MLARARAQLRRLDPPAAAAAVADGALLVDIRPAAQRAAEGEIPAALVIERNVLEWRLDPTSDARLPVATGDDLRVIVICSEGYTSSLAAASLRELGLHRATDVVGGYHAWAAAGLPTVAPAEPG